AACACAGCTACTGGTACATACTAGAttatcaaaaaatatatttgagatgaagaaatgaagaattttttttttaagtgaaaaagaaagagcaaatggGTGAGTGACTGGCAGCTTCTACTTGTTAATTGTATCTGTGCCTAGCTCTGTTTCCTgatcattctatatctttctagttgctattttaaatctGCTAAGGACTAAGAAAGTAGTCAAATTTACTAACACACtgaaaaaactaaaagtaaagaGACATAAGATAGGGGCTAAGGTCTCTCAATGAACAGACCTCTTATCTTTAATTTGTTTGATGCCTTTCATTAataatattttcctgaaatgtGTATTATTTAGAGAAATGAATTCTACAAAAATGTAGCATCACTGTATGTTTCATGACTATTACTAAAAACTACTATTATATAGATTTCTTCTTAGGTTTAGACTTTGTCTTACATGCCTTTTATACAttacatttaatcctcaaaaaataGCCACCCAATTAGCTCTATCCTTATATGCATCCTATACATAATGAAAGTGCCCAAGATCCCTTAGCACGGAAGTGATGAAGCTGGAAGAATTTGCAGCTAGTGTGTTTCATgacagtttttgttgttgtttgtgcaCAGTGGTTGTTCTTTAGAATGAAGGATAAGAAGGTTGAATCAGGATGCAACAGAAGAAGCACCGTCTGCCTTCCTCTGTAGGCTAAAGTCATAGCACATGGGTCAATGCCCTTTACTACTTTCTGCTTGGGCTCTGCATCAAATTTCTCTATTGCTAGGCATAGAACAAAAACGAAGTCCAATTTATGTGAAGTATATGGAATGTGGATAAggattttgaagaataaataggGTTTGAGAGGCTATTGACAGACCAAAGAACACCCCATTTGAGAAAAGACAAGAATATCTGATTCACTGTACTTAATATTTGTATTTGCTATTCCTATCTCATCTGGAGAATATTTCctccagaaacagaagaaaaatgttcCATTTATAAAAAACTGTTATAGCCATACTGAAAATATAACTCAGACCAAAATTTCTCCTCCTTTGTTATGCTTTGTGTTTCCAACACTATGATGTACAGgccatttaattttgttttcaagatGGTCCTTTGAAAGTAAAGTGACCTGAAAAATGGATATGATAAAAACTAATTTTTCTGTGACTGAATTTGTGTTTCTGGGCCTCTCCTCTCAGCCAAAGATCCAGTTCActctcttttttatcttcttggtattttatttattgactgTGGCTGgtaatatcatcatcatcactattatCCAAATAGAACCTTGTCTCCatacccccatgtacttctttctcACTAATTTATCCTTTTTGGACATCTGCTACACATCCACCAATGTCCCACAAATGCTGTCCAACATGGTGGGGAAACAGAAGACCATCTCATTCTCTGGCTGTGCTACTCAGATGtacttctccctctcctttggAATGATCGAATGTGTCCTGCTTGGTGTTATGGCTTATGACCGATATGTAGCCATTTGTCATCCTCTTCACTACACTGTCATCATGGACCAAAGCACCTGTGTCCAACTGGCTGCCATTTCTTGGTTCATCAGCTTCCTTGGTTCCATGGTGATCAATGTCCTCACCTTAAGTTTGCCATATTGTGGACCCAATGTCCTGAATCACTTTTTCTGTGAGGTGCCTTCTGTCCTGAGGCTGGCTTGCACAGACACTTCATTTACTGAGATGGTTGTTTTTGTCTTCagtatcatcatcatcttcattccTTTCCTCCTCATTCTTGTTTCTTATGCCCGAATCCTTATGTCTATCCTCAGGATATGGTCAGTCTCTGGGAGGCACAAGACACTGTCCACCTGTGTCTCCCATGTGACCGTGGTGGCTTTATTCTATGGAACTGCCATCGTCACATACATGAGACCACAGTCAAAGTCTTTCCGGGCCGGGGGCAAGATAATTGCAGTTTTTTATACTGTGATCCCACCCATGCTCAATCCTTTGATCTACAGCCTGAGGAACCAAGATGTGAAAGGAGCTATAAGGAGAGCTATTGCAAAGCAGAGGACATGAGAGTTGTTCATTGGACACTAAGGTTAAGTGACAATCTAAGATTATTCTGTTCTGTATatgaatggagaaaagaaaaaaaattgcttgacTGTCAAAATCTGCCCCATTTTACTTAAGCTGTGATAAAAGACACAATATTCCAGCTGGAAAGTTAGCAAGGAAAATGTTTCTCTCATGGACACACAGCAGCCATAAAGTGCCAAAACAACCCCTTTCATTAAGTAGTTACAATTTTTTCCCCAGTGAGAAAATGTGGTTCTCTAAAACCATAGACCATCTGAAATTAGTTGCTtgaaataaagaggaaacatctcACTCCTACCCAGAGGCTCTAAATCACTTTTATACAAGGAAGCAAGCTCAATGTCCAACCCAGGTGCAGAGCATCAAACTAAAGGTTTTAGGACTCAACATTCTCCATCTTAATATTgtagttttagttttctaggctgcttctGCAAATACAacagaatgggttggcttaaaccatggagatttattagctcatggttttgaagatgCAAAAATATCCAAGTCAAGTCTTTATGAAGGCCATGCTTTGTTTACAAGAACAGCTTTTGataatccttggctcctctgccacatggctaGGCACATAGTGGCAACTCCTGGGCTCACCTTTATCTTCTGAGTTTCATTGactttagcttcttgcttctgtggctttccctgtctgaatttcattcttttataaagaaattcagcaacaGGAGTAAGACCCATActgactgaggtgggtcacaccttaactaaactaATCTCAttgaaaggtcctacttaaaatggatttattcccacaggaacggattaggtttaagaacttGTTTCTCTGTCATATGTGCTGTTTCAAGCCAACAAACTAAGGGTACAGGACCTTGTGACTGCTCTGTGTTTTAGACCTAAACTTGACTCCTTTACACACCATACTGCTTTGCAATGAGCCACTCAAAACTACTTCCTTTAAATTTCACCTAAACCCACCATTCTCCAAATCCTGTGAGAACTCTCATACTTTATGTGGTGACACACTGTACTGTTTCCGTGGTGGGTGGTCTCTTTCTTTTCAATGGCTCAATAAATCTGATTTTATCTGACAGCAGAGTTGTCTCTGATGGTCTTTGGCTGATTGTGTGGATAGGAGGATAGCAATGATCATAAGCAGATAATTTGGTGATGTATCATATATTAGCAGTAGATTCATGCATTCACTATATATTATTGAATGTATTATATTATGTAATATGATGttcaataaaagagaaatgttCCCTTCCCTACAAACaagaatatatatgtacacatttgcacataatttatttataaagcataaataaaatttcatgaaatattgtaatatgcataaatataaaaacacatatattgatgaatttttattaatacaaTAAAGGAACTCCTTTACACACCGTACTGCTTTGCATCAAGGTAGATAAGAAGGAGTGGTAGGAGCCAGAATAAGAAGAAGAGTTTTCCAGGTAAAAGTGGTTGTGAATAAAGACCATGGAGGAGTGAAACAGTTTGCTTTATTTCAGGAAATAAAGCAAACCAGGGAAAAGCAGAGCAGCAGGAGTTGTGGCAGGGAAGCAGGCAGCAGTGAGGGCATTCAGTGCAGCATTGATTGAGGAAATGAGTACAGATTTATTATTAGTTAAATTTAAGCTTCTTGGGTAAGCATGACATAATTCATGTtttggaaagatttttctgcATACTTTGTGGAGTACAGACTGTATTATGTGTATATAGAGATATCATATTTATCTATACATGTAAACTGGATAATGATGCAAATTTGTGAAAATATGTTTCATACAGTGCCAGTTTGAAGGTAATATATtcccccagaaatgccatgttttaatcctgatccagtctgttgggagcaaccatttcttctaatcctaatttAATAGGGTAGGTCAGAAACTTCTGACTTGATTatatccatgaagatgtgacatgccaAACTGTGGGTGTGACATGTTGAAtaaaaggagatgtgactcctcccattccatgtgggtcttgattagtttattgggattctctaaaagagaaaatatttgggggagAGTTAGAAGTGacagagctgatagaaacttcagagcagagctgacacagatgtcaaaacttagagaacagagagatgttcagagatgcttggagcccagcagacattgctatgagatgttaagcaagccaggacctggagagaaccaagaaaatccaagagaagaaagccagcccctgagaagtaaagtgagaaaccccataggaacagaggctgaaagcaacagagcccaggaggaaggtACCAGCAGAGGCCAGTGAGACATTCCAcccaacagaggtgttccagatgtgttggcctttcttgaattaaagtatccttccctggatgccttagtttggacattttcataggctaagggcttattaaattccctttttaaaagctgttccatatctggcatatcacattccagcagcttgcaaactaacacatttgttttttctttaacacacttgtttttgaaacttttatgtcagtattatatttaaaaggaattatTCTTTGAAATAAGAGAATAGCAGGTGGGCaatcgtggctcagtggcagagttctcaactaccattctgaagacccaggttcaattctcactgtgtgtccatgcaaaaaaatatatatgagaataacaaaatataatttaGTATGGATATACTTAGGATGGAAGTTAAAACAAGGCCTAAGATTTCTGTGATATTAAATTAGAGTTGAGTTGTCTCTAGAATTAATTTGCACTTTTCATTTTACAAActagattttaaaattatgtaattcACCTTTCAGAGAAACCCAATAACACGAATTCAACCATTTTTTCTAAATATACACAATCTGGAAATGAAATAGCTctgatgaaatagaaaaagaagacatttaaGTCTATAATTGATTTAAAACTAAAACTCTAATCACTAGTTAAATAGTCAAATTCTTATACAGTAGTTTTTACTTTGCATATTTACCTTGCTTTACAAATGTCTTGCCATTTCATATATTTGATTAAATACATGAACCAGGTTTAAAAGCATATACTTTGAAccagttttcttctaggaatttctcTAAAACCAAAAGTACCATCtaaaattctttcaaacattATCAAATAAGAAATATGTGCTTAGTTAGCTGAATATAAATTAGAAATTcacatcaaaataattttgaataagaAACACAAAATGCTTAAAGGTATGTACAAATGGAAAGAttattttttgattaataaaaattgCCTACCTATCCTACTTCTCAAATTCTGAAAGTGGGAGAAATAAAGTATAGCCAAAAACTGTGAAACTATCCTTTCTTAGGTCACGTTTAGACAAAACCTGTAAAACAAGTGGTAgtgaatgtttgtttttgtgagAATTCATCATTTAGACTAATTGCTTACAAGTCAATTCATTTTGaccagtttgcttttttttttgagtactttTATAGTTGGGGGaactaagaaaaataatgcaaaccaaTAAGCCCATGCCCTTTCCTAAGCATTTAGATCTCTTCAAGAGTTGTCTCCTTCCCTAGGTTTGCTTGTTTtgacataaaaggaaaatgtggcatTTTAAAGAACTTTAGCTGATACTTTTCTTTAGTATATGTTACAATCACTGCCAGAACAAGGAACAATTGATTATAAGACTAATACAAAATAGTGAAGTAAACAATGATTGGCTGTGCACATCAAATGTCCAATGAGAGTGATTTCCTCTCTACATCTGTTTGGGGCTATGACAACATGAAGACAACATAGCTAGGAAATATATGAGGCCATTCTTCAGAtcgtttattttttaaaataattattgtccTAAACTACATTTCTCAGTGCTCTACTAATTGATAATAATGTATATTGTTAGGTACAATACTTAGAAtgtgaaaaaatagatttttgttCCCAAAATTCTAATTAGTATGCCAACTTGgggaaattcatttatttctatgaaaCTCAGTTCTTACACTTAAAAATGAGGTAGTTTTTGGATTAGATTGTCATAAATTTTCCCTCTAGAGCAATCtactatctgtctgtctgtctatctatctccTATCATCTACCCATTCTCTCAGAAAATAGTGTTGTGATAAACCTGTCAAACTTTCTTCTGGAACTACTTTTTACTTTCACTTTTGGGGGTTGGATGGTTAACTGTAAGGACAATGATACAGTTTTGAAGAGTTTTCATGTCATCAACATAGGGGTACAAAATaggagaaactaaagaaaatgcaaattcgCCACGGGCCTAATAGATGTTACCATGATACGTTGTGCTGCCAGCTTTTCTAATGGATATCTTTTCTCTTGAAGTGAAAACAATATATTAGTATCTCAGTTATTAATTGTAAGGATTATAAAATGCCCAAAGGGAAGAAAGTCATGAAGAAATTTATTACACCTTATGGGGTCCAGCTTTCCAGCAACATCTGAAAGCTGAACTGCTCCTTTGATATCATATCATAAATAGCCTCCCCTCCTCTACTCATTGATGTTTTCATGACACTTCTAGCCCACTTGATTTTACCGAAATTCAGCTCACAGAAGTCACCAGCAAGTGTGTATATTTCAACAAGTCTTTCATATATTATCCTGCTTCAATCTTGCCCAATGAATCTAATCCAATCACCAGACTGAAGGCAGCCATAAATCCAGTTCATTATAGAAGATCCCCAAATCTCTCCCCAGTTCTGATTTCACTTTCTCACCATCACTTTCTAAAATGCTGTATATTTCAATAATCTGTAATGTACAGGGCTATGAAATAGCAATTACTTTTAATCCTAGTGTTAAGAGTTCTAAACTAAGAGAACACAGGTGAACCATTTAACCATGCATATCTCCAGTTTCATCATCTTAAGAAAACTGAACTAATAATACTGCCCTACTAATCTCAGATAGTGCGCAACCATGCTCAATATGTTCCTTGAAAAGCAAAATTGAGACTAGTTTTTGGTAGTTCTCTAACACAGCACAACATGGTCACTCATTTGTTCAATGAATATATGTTGTTCATGCATTATATCCCGAACTTGAGAATAAAAAGTTAACTTATTTCAAAGTCTCATAGTCTACTGAGGTAGTGATGGCATTAAGATTTATATGCTTTAgtttttgtcttagtttgctcTGATTGCTGTGAAAAAATATCATAGACTAGTTGTCTTAAATAGCaggactttttcctttttttttttttcttttgtgcatgggcaggcaccaggaatcaaacccaggtcttcagcatggcaagtgagaactctgcctactgagtcaccatggcctgcccaacagCAAGAATTTAATGTCTCAATTTTTGGAGACTAGCAATCAAACATTAATGTGTCCATAGGTTCATGCTTTCTTTAAAGTTTGTTTGTAACATTCTGATGGTGGCTTACCAACAACCCATAACTCAATGTCTGACTCTATCATATGgttatcttctcctttctcctcctagtatatccaaatttcctctattTGTAAGGACTCCATTCAGTTTGACCTCACCTTAAGGAAAaacatctttgaagatcctatttacaaatgggttcatatccacagaaCTGGGGGTAAGGACTTCAGTGTTTTAGGAGTGGGGGGCATGATTCGGTACATAACAGAACAGAATTGTGTGTACAGTATTCCTCTAACAAACAGGAGAACTTCCATTTACCAAGCCTCAAAGTACATCACTTAGGTTCTTCAAGTATTTTATCATATGAACCAGGGCACTTTTGAGAATGAAAGATAGCACTATTCATAATTACTccataaaaatgggcaaaaccaGAACTTCCCTGGCAAGAGGGGCTACTGGCAATGGTAACAATATCTTACCCATCTTTATGCAATATTACCTACCTCATCTCTTCCTCACCATATTTCTGTTCCATGCTTCAAAGACAAATCTGATGCCTTCTACTCCATAAAGTCTTCTTGGTCTTATGCTCTGAATGCCCTCCTAAGAGAAAGCATCGGTTTTCTAGTGTGAACACCTGCAGtactttttatgattttatgtttTAGAATTCTTATTTTCTGTGACATGGGTTTTGCCTTTATCTTATCTCTCTACACAGGTATTATGGGGCTTAAAGAAAGACTGCTTTCAAAATCTCACCTGAGACCACATAACTTGAGAGTGGAGGAAGCAAAACTGAACTTCAGTTTAATTTCACAACTCCCCTTTTAAATATCCTGCATCCATTTTTGCCTCCCACAGCCCCTACTACAGTGTTTACCAATTCCTTGTTCATTAAAGGAGACACTAATGCACATGATTTTTGCAGAATATAATACTGAACATGATCGATGTGTTTACCTTCGCTACAATTTTATTACCGGACTAAGATTTTAATGTATGAAAAAGAACACAGGGTTTTTCAAACAACAGCCATCTATTGATCTTTTATTTGAGCAAACTGATAGTGTAAATGTGAGtgctcattttatggatgaagataCTGAAGTACAGAGATGTTTAAGTATTTCTTTGGGATAAATATTGGTAGGGCTGGCAGTGGGACAGATGTGATCCAACTTCCATCCCAATTTCCTTGCTATTATAAGTTGATGTGCATGCTTCCACCACCAACTCCAGGGAAAGCAAAACATTTCATTTCCTCACTTCAGTGCATCACTATGATATATATTTATGGATAGTTGAcacataaatgaaagaaaaatttaaaaaatagtatttaataaGTATCTTT
This region of Tamandua tetradactyla isolate mTamTet1 chromosome 9, mTamTet1.pri, whole genome shotgun sequence genomic DNA includes:
- the LOC143645975 gene encoding olfactory receptor 2B8-like; this translates as MDMIKTNFSVTEFVFLGLSSQPKIQFTLFFIFLVFYLLTVAGNIIIITIIQIEPCLHTPMYFFLTNLSFLDICYTSTNVPQMLSNMVGKQKTISFSGCATQMYFSLSFGMIECVLLGVMAYDRYVAICHPLHYTVIMDQSTCVQLAAISWFISFLGSMVINVLTLSLPYCGPNVLNHFFCEVPSVLRLACTDTSFTEMVVFVFSIIIIFIPFLLILVSYARILMSILRIWSVSGRHKTLSTCVSHVTVVALFYGTAIVTYMRPQSKSFRAGGKIIAVFYTVIPPMLNPLIYSLRNQDVKGAIRRAIAKQRT